One Xyrauchen texanus isolate HMW12.3.18 chromosome 2, RBS_HiC_50CHRs, whole genome shotgun sequence genomic window carries:
- the LOC127661748 gene encoding myosin regulatory light chain 2, smooth muscle minor isoform-like → MSSKYRAKGKAPKKRPQRATSNVFAMFDQSQIQEFKEAFNMIDQNRDGFVDKEDLHDMLASLGKNPADDYLEAMMTEAPGPINFTMFLTMFGEKLNGTDPEEVIRNAFACFDEEGTGFIQEDYLRELLTTMGDRFTEEEVDELFREAPIDKKSNFNYVEFTRILKHGAKDKDD, encoded by the exons ATGTCGAGCAAATATCGCGCCAAGGGAAAGGCCCCCAAGAAGCGCCCTCAGCGCGCGACTTCCAACGTCTTTGCTATGTTTGACCAGTCACAGATTCAGGAATTTAAAGAAGCGTTCAACATGATTGACCAGAATCGTGATGGTTTTGTAGATAAGGAGGATCTGCACGACATGCTGGCGTCTCTCG GAAAGAACCCAGCAGATGATTATTTGGAGGCGATGATGACAGAAGCTCCTGGGCCGATAAACTTCACCATGTTTCTCACTATGTTTGGAGAGAAGCTCAATGGTACAGACCCGGAGGAAGTCATTCGTAATGCTTTTGCTTGCTTCGACGAGGAAGGAACAG GCTTCATTCAGGAGGACTACTTGCGAGAGCTTCTGACCACTATGGGCGATCGCTTCACAGAGGAAGAAGTCGATGAGCTCTTCAGAGAAGCACCCATCGATAAAAAGAGCAACTTCAACTATGTGGAGTTCACCCGTATTCTCAAACATGGAGCCAAAGACAAGGATGATTAA
- the LOC127661676 gene encoding LOW QUALITY PROTEIN: FAST kinase domain-containing protein 3, mitochondrial-like (The sequence of the model RefSeq protein was modified relative to this genomic sequence to represent the inferred CDS: inserted 1 base in 1 codon), with translation MAKSLALSLHLLRHLGAQVLQSLVVFPGKRLCSPCLRTSSVYSLSQRGVCTTTRDPLFLVAGPVRPYQELLASGNGLSLLHHLTSDEDHTFTNRLSSCTTSQQVLRLLRSHPELSGAASASVLHRLADLEQDGAGGLQNPQVLLSDMVLNKLCQRLEQESAVLEDDVVIRALEGCTRLYLDPWSCLVIRLVSESQERLDSGRLSVEALCGLARALFALEGPDCGMLKQAMTQLQNKDXARWNATDLVAVYRTLASGLGEDGRYLELLNEMNAQALRLAHRMDPVVVGEVLGALVTLGQTQALPLVIALCKQAVRHVQNFTDAELTVVLSALMHYGHSDHFLVEALERHVPKIAFSAHAETITKVMQYFGRRRILSPPVFNAVAESFVYRAEEYSTWQVSQQIVALGVLGYVPPDAGRLFRKVELVLNARFSQFHPKALLDLLHACTLLQRYPLNFVSKVFSPYFMQQLQAEEGSGMDRTVLAQLTQLYMTVKLECPFYDGLRLSPKFHVKSFVTPSQSLETQVEPQLYNAVKSGLVDLLGARSYFASRVLTPYCYTLDVEIKLDEEGYVLPACHIDEVHKRIAICIDGPKRFSENAKELLGKESIKQRHLRILGYDVVQIPYYEFEKLKDRKDVVEYLHKKIFPHSYRLSW, from the exons ATGGCCAAATCGCTGGCACTGAGCTTGCATTTGCTTAGGCATTTGGGAGCCCAAGTCCTTCAATCGTTGGTAGTGTTTCCGGGTAAGCGTCTATGCTCTCCCTGTCTTCGGACGTCCAGTGTGTATTCTCTCAGTCAAAGAGGAGTATGCACCACAACACGAGACCCACTTTTCCTGGTCGCTGGACCTGTTCGTCCTTATCAAGAGCTTCTTGCGAGTGGAAATGGCCTATCGTTGTTGCACCACCTGACTTCTGATGAGGATCACACATTTACAAACCGCTTGTCTTCCTGTACAACATCTCAGCAAGTTCTACGTCTCCTGCGATCTCACCCTGAGCTCTCGGGTGCAGCATCAGCTTCCGTCCTTCACCGATTGGCTGACTTGGAGCAGGATGGTGCCGGTGGTCTTCAGAACCCACAAGTCCTGCTGTCAGACATGGTCTTGAACAAACTTTGTCAAAGACTGGAGCAAGAGTCCGCCGTGTTGGAGGATGACGTGGTGATTCGAGCTCTAGAGGGATGCACACGGCTCTACCTTGACCCTTGGAGTTGCCTGGTGATAAGGCTGGTGTCTGAGAGTCAGGAGAGGCTAGACTCAGGACGGTTAAGTGTTGAAGCCCTCTGTGGGTTAGCGAGGGCTTTATTTGCATTGGAAGGGCCTGATTGTGGAATGCTAAAACAGGCTATGACGCAGCTCCAAAATAAAG CGGCCCGATGGAATGCAACAGACCTAGTGGCGGTTTACCGTACGCTAGCATCTGGTTTGGGTGAGGATGGACGCTATCTGGAGCTTCTGAATGAAATGAATGCTCAAGCACTTCGATTAGCGCACCGAATGGACCCAGTTGTGGTTGGTGAGGTTTTAGGCGCTCTAGTCACACTGGGACAGACGCAAGCACTGCCACTAGTTATTGCGCTCTGCAAGCAAGCTGTCCGTCATGTGCAAAACTTCACAGATGCGGAACTGACGGTGGTGTTGTCGGCACTTATGCACTATGGACACAGTGATCACTTTCTTGTTGAAGCACTTGAGCGCCACGTGCCTAAGATCGCCTTCAGCGCTCACGCAGAAACCATAACCAAAGTGATGCAATATTTCGGGCGACGACGCATTCTTTCTCCGCCTGTTTTTAATGCGGTGGCTGAGAGTTTTGTGTACCGTGCAGAGGAGTACTCCACGTGGCAGGTGTCACAGCAGATAGTCGCGCTGGGAGTATTGGGATATGTGCCGCCTGACGCAGGGAGATTGTTCCGAAAGGTGGAGTTGGTATTGAACGCCCGATTTTCGCAATTTCACCCCAAAGCTCTTCTAGATCTACTGCACGCCTGTACTCTGCTACAGAGGTACCCGCTGAACTTCGTCTCAAAAGTCTTCAGCCCTTACTTCATGCAGCAGCTACAGG CTGAGGAGGGCAGCGGAATGGATCGCACAGTGCTCGCTCAACTCACCCAACTCTACATGACTGTGAAGCTGGAGTGTCCATTCTATGAC GGTCTACGGCTGTCGCCCAAGTTTCATGTTAAGTCATTTGTGACCCCAAGTCAGTCCCTGGAAACTCAGGTGGAACCTCAACTGTACAACGCTGTGAAATCTGGACTAGTGGATCTGCTGGGAGCTCGATCCTACTTCGCTTCTAGAGTACTCACTCCATATTGCTATACACTAG aTGTTGAGATTAAACTAGATGAGGAAGGATATGTCCTGCCTGCTTGCCATATAGATGAAGTCCACAAAAG AATCGCCATCTGTATTGATGGGCCGAAACGCTTCTCTGAAAATGCAAAAGAGCTTCTGGGCAAGGAATCTATCAAGCAACGACATCTGAGGATTCTGGGATATGATGTTGTGCAG ATTCCTTATTATGAGTTTGAGAAACTGAAGGACAGAAAAGATGTTGTGGAATATCTTCACAAGAAGATCTTCCCTCACAGCTACAGACTCAGCTGGTGA
- the LOC127661740 gene encoding charged multivesicular body protein 5-like has translation MNRIFGRGNPKAPPPNLTDCISTVDTRAESVDKKIARLDAELMKYKDQMKKMRDGPSKNMVKQKAMRVLKQKRMYEGQRDQLTQQSFNMEQANYTIQTLKDTKTTVDAMKIGAKEMKKAYKNVKIDKIEDLQDQLEDMMEDANEVQEAMSRSYGTPDIDEDDLESELNALGDDLLLDDDNSYLDEASSAPSIPMGVPGDKSTHRDGVLVDEFGLPQIPAT, from the exons GTCGACACACGAGCGGAGTCCGTCGATAAGAAGATAGCCAGACTCGATGCAGAACTGATGAAGTACAAAGATCAGATGAAGAAAATGAGGGATGGACCATCCAAG AACATGGTGAAACAGAAAGCCATGCGAGTCCTCAAACAGAAGAGAAT GTATGAAGGACAGAGAGATCAGTTAACACAACAGTCATTCAACATGGAGCAGGCGAACTACACCATCCAGACCCTTAAAGACACTAAAACAACT GTGGATGCAATGAAAATTGGAGCCAAAGAAATGAAGAAAGCGTACAAGAATGTTAAAATTGATAAGATTGAG GATCTGCAGGATCAGTTGGAGGACATGATGGAAGATGCCAATGAGGTGCAGGAGGCTATGAGCCGCAGCTACGGGACGCCAGACATCGATGAAGATGACCTGGAATCAG AACTGAATGCACTTGGTGATGATCTCCTATTGGACGATGACAACTCATATCTGGACGAGGCCTCCTCAGCTCCATCTATACCCATGGGAGTACCAGGAGACAAAAGCACCCACCGG GATGGAGTTCTGGTGGACGAATTTGGCCTTCCTCAGATTCCAGCCACATAA